The following DNA comes from Sediminitomix flava.
AGCTTTCGCTAGCTCTTCTCCTAGCTGATAAGCAAACTGATACAAGACTTCAGAACAAAGATTAGCATTAGGCCCTATCACCCCTACAATTTTTGGTTTAGTCATTTTTAATTGATTAGAATCTATTGGTTTTATTAAATGAAGAAACTGAAAATTTCTGTAAGATTTTGCACTTATGGAAGAAAGCTTGTAATATAAGTGTAGTAAATACAGAAATTACTAATTCAATTATCAAAAACGATACTATTATGAAATCAATGCAACAATGGCTAGATGAATATGGAGAAAGCCATAAAAATCCGACGAATAAATTGATTCATTGGATTTGTGTACCAGCCATCTTTTTTTGTGTATTGGCACTCTTTTCTGAAATTCCATCAGATATGTTAAAGAACTTATTTCCTGCTGCATATCAACCCTACATCCACTGGGGAACAGTAGTTGTTATTTTAGGTCTCTTATTTTATTTGAGAATTTCTGTAACAATGTTTTTAGGAATGGCGGCTGTATCAAGCCTTTGTCTTTATGGAATTAAAGTCCTAAATGTATGGGGAGTTATTCCTGTTTGGCAAATTGCACTGATCGTATTTGTTGCAGCTTGGATTGGTCAATTCTACGGACATAAAGTGGAAGGAAAAAAACCTTCATTCTTCAAAGACTTGCAATTTCTGATGATTGGTCCAGCTTGGTTATTGGGCTTCATCTACAAGAAAATAGGAATAAGCTACTAAACTGAAAAGCTCAGTTTGTACGACTTACCAACACAACAAAGGAGAATTTCTGTCAAAGACTGAAATTCTCCTTCACGTATCGGGTATTGTATTATATCTCTATCTTTTCTGCCAGCTAATGTTTCCTGTTACGCCTGTTATAGGGTAACCATTCTGCAAATACATCATATTGGACTGTCTCCAAAGATAATGCGACTTGATGAAAAATCTATAATTTCTCGGTGGCTCTGCACTTCCCCAATCCGTTGACTGATGCTCCAGTATACCTTTTCCTTTCTTAATAACATTTACATCATACAGTCCCGCATTCCACGGACTCTGCGCCAATTCCCGAGATGCTTCATTCATCGCCTTTGAAGAGACACTCTCTTTATTATTAAAATCAAAATCGCTTACAGTTTCACCTGTAACTTCATTCCACTCTCTTGGAATGCCTACTTTCGGAAGCCACTTTTCATTACTATTATTTAAATTGATATTACTACTTTTGCTCAAATAGGATTTGCTTGTCTGATTTACCTTACTCGATTCACTCTTTTTATTCAGACTAATATATGATCCACGTGTTTTACCTACTTCTTGAGCTTGTGCACTTCCAATTACAAATAATACAGAAACAAATAGCCCTAAGAGATACTTCATATAGCAGATTAAGTAAATTGTTTTAGCATACTGTACCTATATTAACCAATATTGATAAAATTGAGTTCGTGCTAAAAACTATAAATCTCAGCTATGTAATTTGAAGATTTCTTTGGGCAAAAAAAGTGTTCTTAAAGGTCTATTTAAGCTATTTTTTATCCGATTTCTGGAACCATTTCGAACCTATTCCAATCACATATCCTACTACCGCACCCATTAAGAAACCTGCTACATTTCCTAACAATGAATATGCTACGTATAACCCTACTGCGCCTACACCAACTTTCCACCAGATACTTTTAGGAATCATCGGTTTCTTATCATCTACTCCTGTATATTTATTAGGCTCCATGTTTATCTTTTTTTAAATAAGAAAATTATTGAGAAAATAAGATAACTATAATGCTTAGGACATGCCAAGAACTGGGCAATAAAAAAGTCCTTAAGGTTTCCACCTCAAAGACTTCTCATATTACTTAATTGGCAAAATTTAGAATGAACCTTCTAACTGTACCAAATCTCTGAATTGCTGAACACGATCTTTGATCTCATTTTCAGTCAAGTTCTCCAAACGCTCAGTTCCGAATTTCTCAACACAGAATGACGCCATAGCAGAACCATAGATCACAGCTCTTTTCATATTCTCGAAAGAAGTATCGTCAGAGTGTGCCAAGTAGCCGATAAAACCACCTGCAAATGTATCACCTGCGCCTGTTGGATCAAACACTTCTTCCAATGGCAACGCTGGTGCAAAGAACACTTGATCATTATTGAAAAGTAAAGCACCATGCTCTCCTTTCTTGATGATCAAATATTTTGGTCCCATTGCCAAAATCTTCTTAGCCGCTTTTACCAAAGAATACTCTCCAGATAACTGACGAGCTTCTTCATCATTGATTGAAAGAACATCTACCATACCGATAGTCTCAATCAATTCTTCTAGAGCCGTATCCATCCAGAAGTTCATTGTATCCATTACAATCAACTTAGGACGTTTCTCCAAACGCTCAATGACAGATTTTTGTACTGCAGGAGTCAAGTTTCCTAACATTACGTAATCTGCACCTTGATAAGCTTCTGGGATTACAGGATCGAAATCTGCCAATACATTAAGCTCTGTAGCCAATGTATCACGAGAGTTCATGTCATTGTGATAACGTCCACTCCAGAAGAAAGACTTCTCCCCTTCTTTCACTTGTAAACCTTCTGTACGAATGTTTTTCTCATGGAACATATCAATATATTCCTTAGAAAAATCGTCACCAACTACAGCCACGATATCTACAGGTTTCACATAATAAGATGCTGCCAAAGCAATGTATGTAGCAGCTCCACCAACTATTTTATCAGTCTTGCCGAAAGGCGTCTCGATAGCATCATAAGCTACCGTTCCTACGGTTATAATACTCATATTTCAAATTTGATACTCGGGTAAATATAGTTAA
Coding sequences within:
- a CDS encoding Mpo1 family 2-hydroxy fatty acid dioxygenase, giving the protein MKSMQQWLDEYGESHKNPTNKLIHWICVPAIFFCVLALFSEIPSDMLKNLFPAAYQPYIHWGTVVVILGLLFYLRISVTMFLGMAAVSSLCLYGIKVLNVWGVIPVWQIALIVFVAAWIGQFYGHKVEGKKPSFFKDLQFLMIGPAWLLGFIYKKIGISY
- a CDS encoding PfkB family carbohydrate kinase, coding for MSIITVGTVAYDAIETPFGKTDKIVGGAATYIALAASYYVKPVDIVAVVGDDFSKEYIDMFHEKNIRTEGLQVKEGEKSFFWSGRYHNDMNSRDTLATELNVLADFDPVIPEAYQGADYVMLGNLTPAVQKSVIERLEKRPKLIVMDTMNFWMDTALEELIETIGMVDVLSINDEEARQLSGEYSLVKAAKKILAMGPKYLIIKKGEHGALLFNNDQVFFAPALPLEEVFDPTGAGDTFAGGFIGYLAHSDDTSFENMKRAVIYGSAMASFCVEKFGTERLENLTENEIKDRVQQFRDLVQLEGSF